The sequence AACTGCCTTTGGGGAGACCCCTCAGCCCTGGCAGCTCTGGCCGCACAAGGTCCTGCAGCTGAGCTCCGAGGGCCCTGCCTGCAGGACATGCAGCCCGGGGAACGTTTGCAGACCCGCAGCCTCCCTGGGCATGagtggggctgccccaggggCTTGGAGCCAGCCAGGCCCAATGGCTGCCACGCCTCCAGCCCCTTTGTGCCTCCACAGCTCTGCTAAAGGCCTGGGGAGAGAAAGCAATGTGGAGGCTTCCCCTTGCCCTTGCCCTCCCCCTTGCCCTCCCCCTTGCCCTCCCCCTTCACtatcctctttcccttccctttccccttcttctcccccttctccttttcctcctctccttctccttctccttctccttctccttctccttctccttctccttctccttctccttctccttctccttctccttctccttctcctcctcctcctccttctccttctcgtccttccttttccttctccccttccctcttctccttcccctcccccttccctttcaTCTTCttctgccccttcccctgccctcttATACTTCCCCTTCCACATCTCACCCACAGCGCACACCAACGCGCTCACTGCTCCTTGGTTCGCCGCCGCCGCAGACCTTCAAGCACAGAAAGTACAGGGGGATTACTGTGGGAGGAGCCTTTGCTGGGCATCTTCTCATGCTGCTGcctcaagcagggtcacccagagctggctgcccagcaccatgtccagacagcttttgcaCCTCTCCAAGGacggagactccacaacctcccgGGGAaagctgtgccagtgctcggtcatcCTCACAGTCACACGCTGGTTTGGGATGTTGACGCCGAGCCTCTGGTCTTTCAGTtggtgcccattgcctcttgcgCCCTCGGGCACCGGGCATctctgagaagagcctggctccatctgcTTGACGCCTTGATGCCCTTCAGGCACGTGCGGACATTGATGAGATGCCCTGAGCCTCCCCGGGGCCAGCagaaacagtcccagctctctcaggctCTCCCCAGAGGACACCAGCTCCCTCTCCCTTTAACCATCTGCGTGgggccctttgctggactgtCCCCAGTAGCCCCAcgtctctcctgtgctggggagcccagccctCGACACAGCacctgcaggggtggcctcgCCAGGCCTGGGTGGAGGACAAGGATTCCCCTCCCTCCGCCTCCGTCCACACTCCTCCGCAGGCAGGCCAGGACACCGCTGGCCCCCTTTGCCCAAAGGCAGGTTGCCGCTCACGCTCACCTCGgtgtcccccagcacccccacgGCCTTTCCTGACAAGCTGCTCTCCAGCGATCGACGGCCGGCCGTTTCCCAAGCGCGGGCATTAACGCTGCCTCTCGTCCAGCCTCCTCTCTGCAGACGCCCGGAGATGCTGCCGTGCTTCTGCGGAGCTGCGGGACCTGGCGGAGCTGGTGCCCCTCCCAGGCTGAGGCGGCCAGGCAAAGGAGCACTGGCAGTGCCCGTCCTGCTCTCTGCcctttccccagcccctgcaagCCCCACCAAAAGGCTCGCTCTCCCCGCTAGCCGGCTGCCTGCATCCTCCCTCTCCCGACACAGACGCCCCTCACCTCGCTTGGGCATCTCAGGACCAGCAGGTGCCCGCCCACACCTGCTGGAACCCACCCCGGGGATCTTCCCAACTGggcagaaggagagagggaggcaggACTTGGATGCAGGAGAGCTTTATTGTGCCCAGAGGGGCAGGAGAGATTGTCAGAGAGAAGGTGGGCAAGTCCCAGAGAGGCTGTTTGCCCGGTgttgggggaggcagagggatcTTCTCCAGAGCATCGCTTCTGGCTCCGGGAGCCCCCTTGGTGCGGCGTTCCAGGTGCCCAGGACTTGTGGCATGGGCCACGCAGAGCCTTTTGggtgcagctcctgccccgtcttgagagctgggaggagagcggaggggaggagagcagagggcaggagaagagggcagggaagggccGAGGGTGTGCGGCACGGCCAGCGGCCCAGGCGTTGGCTAGGGCTGGGGATGCTCAGCAGTCCTCCGCGCCCCGTGCCCGCCAGCTCAGGCCTGCATGGGTGGTGGTAGCGTTGGTGTTTGGGCTGGGGGCAGcgcctggggctgggctgggtctAGCAGGGCCCACAGGTGTCCCAGAGCTTCTTGCTGTAGCGGGGCAAGACGCAAGGGCTGCAGGCGGGAGAAGCGTAGGGTCTGCCAAAGGTGCAGAGGCCCCCCGAGCCCAGGGTGGCCCCGGCGCCGTAGAggcctcccagccccagggagccccCAAAGGCGGGTGCTCCGGAGGAGCCCACCACGGcttgctgggggaaggagctgaggatggggccgGGGAAGGTGACGACCACGGGGGGCGGCTGGATGAAGGCCGTCGAGTCGGGGCACTGCCGGGCGCACAGCTCGTTGCAGCTCTCAGCGATGGGCTGGGGGACGGCGACGCTGGTTTTCGGTGGGCTCAGGTCGTAGCAAGACATCGTGGCGCGGGATGGGTGGGTGCTCTGCAAGAGGGCAGAGATTGCAAGCGAGCAGCAGAGGGGAGCGCCCGAGGCAGGCGCAGGGGCTGGGGCCCGAGCAGGGGGCCAGGAGGAGAAGCGCTCGCAGACTTACCCTGTTCCTCGAGGAGAAGGCGGCCAGAGCGGTGATAGGGAGAgcctggaggaggcagagcttTTATAGTGGCCCCGCCATTGCTCAGCACCACCCGGGCCAATCTGCAGAGGCGGCACTCCCTCCTGCCGACTACGATGACAGGgctgtcctgctcctgcccctcccTGAGTCAGCATCCCCTCGCCAGACCAGCACATGCCGCTTCCGAGgctttcctcccctttctgcTTCGTGGGCTCAATGACAGCAGGCATctccctgctggggctgcgCGCGGCAGGAGAGGGCCGTGCTTCTGCGCATCCTCCTTGCCTGTCTTGTACTTGGAAGACACCCCTGCCCCGTGCTGGCAGCCAGGCTCTGCCGGGAGGAGAGCCGCCCACGAGTGCCAGCGGGGCCAGCCCAGCCAGGGGTGCTACGGCTGTGCATTCAGACAGGGCTCCCatgtccccagcaccctgaggGAAGTCCCTGCCCAGCACCGTCCCCCAGCAATGGAGCTCCCAGGAGACTTGCGAggggccggcggggctgggagagggctggaaggagccTGTGCCACACGGGCCCAGGTGGGGTCTGTGCTCCTTGCATCACGTGCCTGGGGCAAGAGCAGCAGGGGTCTTTCTCCCCCACGCTTGCAGACATCAATGGCCAACACAACACCTGCAGGCGGATGGAAGCCGGTTCTGTTGGGCTGGCGAGCCATGCCTGGTGCTGAGCGAGCAGTGCCCGAGAGGAGTGCCTTTGATTTGGCATTTCGTAAGCTCGCGCCTCTGCAGATAATGGCCACACGGCATAAGTCATGCAGTCGCTGGCACGCGGGAAGCCTTTGCTAGGCTGCTTTCTTGGCTAGCGCCCGGACCCTGGTTTTGCCTGTTGGTCTGTCTGCAAAGAAGGCATGGGGCCGCCCCGAGACCGAGACCAAGCCCTTGGGGAAGAGCTATGGCACGCAGGGCGCTTGCAGTCAGCCTTTGTCACGCTGCGTGCCCTCTTACACACCGAGATAATGAAAAGACAGCGGGGCTCATTTGGCCCATTTGGTGGCAGCTGGCAAGCGTCCGAGCCGGGTAATTGCAGGGGCTGATAGAGCGGGTTGGGGCTGGTGAGGAAACGGCGTCAGCAAAACAGCCCCGTGCCACGCAGGGAGGAGGCCGGGCTTCGGCCGCCACGGGCCACGTGCCCCCAACGTGGCCAGCTCCTCCCCACGCTCGCCAGCCCGGCATA is a genomic window of Balearica regulorum gibbericeps isolate bBalReg1 unplaced genomic scaffold, bBalReg1.pri scaffold_126_arrow_ctg1, whole genome shotgun sequence containing:
- the LOC142599771 gene encoding scale keratin-like is translated as MSCYDLSPPKTSVAVPQPIAESCNELCARQCPDSTAFIQPPPVVVTFPGPILSSFPQQAVVGSSGAPAFGGSLGLGGLYGAGATLGSGGLCTFGRPYASPACSPCVLPRYSKKLWDTCGPC